One genomic region from Sander lucioperca isolate FBNREF2018 chromosome 3, SLUC_FBN_1.2, whole genome shotgun sequence encodes:
- the dna2 gene encoding DNA replication ATP-dependent helicase/nuclease DNA2 isoform X4, with protein sequence MTEEGGKTKREEGCSGSVKRLISPPQESHKAKRPRNANPPAQRTALSPTGSNLKVTRPLIGPLKTPHFSSDQSEKSEGHTRGTEVVFNENNSFGEQRRHKRDEEEEDSGFTVITEQKATGDKANGNPHTCLDKDTHTLTAHMHKPSVQAITPTTQRSAKEGEIDLIKLGATSTTVTSNGDGDNLTSSDQGRAGENTGMASVDDTLDESWFAEQMDHNEGLVTEDKSKKPRKVPDHVILSGGLNNRYWVLDVGERPGHKTLTISCSKSLHPTETCLLKDGWEMTPVCHGDVVHLEGRSDAGSWVVDREQGFLVLLPDSLISGTSISSSIRCMRRAVLGDMFKSFDGGSKQMLNGTMVHEVFQRAATAKDFSLETLSKLANQALCSPQYLGDMYSLGVSQEEMKQELHDYLPSLEHWAKEYLSSPTPKAISLKINSKARTRCQDLATVVTVAELADIEENVWSPRFGLKGKIDVTARVRIQRPRSGSHNTPEERTVPLELKTGKESNSIEHRSQVILYTLMSLERYNSEAGFLLYLKTGNLHPVVASHMDSRELLKLRNTLVHHIHNCVEKEAKRSRLSRLPEIVTDRQTCQYCPQKRNCALYERVVDGSAADVREDVVRDFLEQETGHLIPPHLSYFSHWLLLCCLEAASMEAKNGRKRVWLQTAEESEKNGSCVGNVQLSGPVTVQSEGVFLHRFQRSSVVPQKGLASSGLASGDRIVVSDQEGRLVGLATGYLSEVSMTSISCTLDRDLSKFSGVLFRLDGDEGVIGLSTHLTNLSRLMENCQDSDRLRELVVDLRPPEFISNLSSVLPREAKDTVANILKGLNKPQKQAMKKVLLSKDYTLIVGMPGTGKTTTICTLVRILHACGFSVLLTSYTHSAVDNILLKLKRFRVGFLRLGQGQKVHPDILPYTEESARKKGVHSLSELEQLYNKELVVATTCMGIKHPIFTRRRFDFCIVDEASQISQPICLGPLFYAKRFVLVGDHQQLPPIVQNQEARSLGMDESLFKRLELHSGAVVQLNVQYRMNRQIMSLSNSLMYEGRLECGSERTATALLTLPFVLSVQSELSSYSKTHPQHDLAWIQPTLLPSNPVCFLDCSTVPALESVEQGGVSNPTEAALIHKILSLLIKAGCKPSDIGVIAPYRQQLKSISALLQSSAFTGVEVNTVDRYQGRDKSLIIFSFVRSTTDEGNLGELLKDWRRLNVAITRAKHKLLMVGSTKTLRRYAPVEKLLNHLQEENMIIQLPPAAHEALPSMSL encoded by the exons ATGActgaggagggagggaaaacCAAGAGGGAAGAAGGATGTTCTGGCTCCGTAAAAAGACTCATCAGCCCTCCTCAAGAGTCTCACAAGGCCAAGAGACCAAGAAATGCCAATCCACCGGCCCAAAGAACTGCGCTCAGCCCTACAGGTAGCAATCTGAAAGTAACAAGGCCTTTGATTGGCCCTTTAAAGACACCTCATTTCTCCAGTGACCAGTCTGAGAAGTCAGAGGGTCACACCAGAGGTACTGAAGTAGTCTTTAATGAAAACAACTCTTTTGGGGAACAGAGAAGACATaagagagatgaagaggaggaagattcTGGTTTTACTGTGATAACAGAGCAGAAAGCAACAGGGGACAAAGCCAATGGAAACCCACACACTTGTCTGGATAAGGATACCCACACTCTTACTGCTCACATGCACAAACCTAGTGTTCAAGCTATCACACCTACAACACAGAGAAGTGCAAAGGAGGGAGAGATTGACCTTATCAAGTTAGGAGCTACAAGCACAACAGTGACATCGAATGGAGATGGAGACAATTTGACATCATCGGATCAGGGGCGAGCTGGAG AAAATACAGGAATGGCATCAGTGGATGACACGTTGGACGAGAGCTGGTTTGCGGAGCAGATGGATCATAATGAGGGTCTTGTCACAGAGGACAAATCCAAAAAACCCCG TAAGGTGCCAGACCATGTGATCCTTTCTGGAGGCCTAAACAACCGCTACTGGGTTTTAGATGTGGGGGAGAGGCCTGGCCATAAAACACTCACCATCTCGTGCTCCAAATCTCTACATCCAACTGAGACGTGTCTGCTGAAAGATGGATG GGAGATGACGCCTGTTTGTCATGGTGATGTGGTGCATCTAGAGGGCCGCTCTGATGCTGGATCCTGGGTAGTGGACAGGGAGCAGGGCTTCCTGGTTTTACTACCTGATAGCCTTATCTCAGGTACCAGCATCTCTAGCTCCATTCGTTGCATGAGGCGTGCAGTACTCGGAGACATGTTCAAG AGTTTTGACGGTGGCTCCAAGCAAATGCTAAACGGCACCATGGTCCATGAGGTCTTCCAGAGAGCAGCTACAGCCAAAGATTTTTCTCTGGAAACACTGTCTAAGTTGGCTAACCAAGCCCTGTGCAGTCCTCAGTACCTGGGAGACAT GTACAGTTTGGGTGTAAGCCAGGAAGAGATGAAGCAGGAACTGCATGACTATCTGCCCTCACTGGAACATTGGGCAAAGGAATACCTCAGCTCCCCAACACCAAAAGCCATCAGCctcaaaat CAACAGCAAAGCTCGGACCAGATGTCAGGACTTGGCAACTGTTGTCACGGTAGCAGAGCTGGCAGATATAGAAGAGAATGTGTGGTCACCGAGATTTGGTCTAAAGGGGAAAATCGATGTGAcggcgcgggttcgaatccaaaGACCACGAAGCGGTAGTCACAATACCCCGGAAGAGAGGACTGTCCCCCTGGAGCTGAAAACTGGGAAGGAGTCAAACTCGATAGAGCATCGCAGTCAG gTGATTCTTTACACTCTGATGAGCTTGGAGAGATACAATTCTGAAGCTGGCTTCCTGCTTTACCTCAAGACTGGCAACCTGCATCCTGTAGTGGCCAGCCACATGGACAGCAGAG AGCTGCTGAAGCTGAGGAACACCTTGGTTCATCACATTCACAACTGTGTGGAGAAAGAGGCGAAGCGGAGCCGTTTGTCTAGACTTCCTGAAAtcgtgacagacagacaaacctgCCAGTATTGTCCTCAGAAGAGAAACTGTGCTTTATATGAGAG GGTGGTCGATGGTAGCGCTGCAGACGTCCGCGAGGATGTTGTGCGTGACTTCCTAGAGCAGGAGACAGGTCACCTGATCCCACCACATCTAAGCTATTTTTCCCAttggctgctgctctgctgcctAGAGGCTGCCAGCATGGAGGCCAAGAATGGCCGAAAGCGTGTGTGGCTTCAGACTGCTGAGGAGAG TGAGAAGAATGGGAGCTGCGTGGGGAATGTGCAGCTCAGTGGCCCAGTGACCGTGCAGTCTGAAGGGGTTTTTCTCCATCGTTTCCAGCGAAGCAGTGTGGTGCCACAGAAGGGTTTGGCCAGCAGTGGTTTGGCCAGCGGGGATCGCATTGTTGTTAGTGACCAGGAAGGTCGCCTGGTTGGTTTGGCAACAGGGTACCTGTCTGAGGTCAGCATGACATCGATCAGCTGCACTCTGGACAG AGACCTGTCTAAGTTCAGTGGTGTATTGTTTCGATTGGACGGTGATGAAGGTGTGATTGGCCTCAGCACTCACCTCACCAATCTCTCCAGGCTGATGGAAAACTGCCAGGACAG TGATCGCCTGAGGGAGCTGGTTGTTGATCTTCGTCCTCCAGAGTTTATTTCCAACCTCAGTTCTGTTCTGCCAAGAGAGGCCAAGGACACGGTGGCCAACATCCTCAAAG GTCTCAACAAACCACAGAAGCAGGCCATGAAGAAGGTGTTGTTATCTAAAGACTACACACTGATTGTTGGGATGCCAGGCACAGGCAAAACCACAACCATCTGCACCCTG GTTCGCATCCTTCACGCATGTGGGTTCAGTGTGTTGCTGACCAGCTACACCCACTCTGCTGTTGACAACATCCTGCTGAAGCTAAAGCGCTTCAGGGTTGGGTTTCTGCGTCTTGGGCAGGGGCAGAAG GTTCATCCAGACATCCTGCCTTACACAGAGGAAAGTGCGAGGAAGAAGGGAGTTCATAGTCTGTCAGAGTTGGAGCAGCTTTATAACAAGGAG CTGGTAGTGGCAACCACCTGTATGGGCATCAAGCATCCCATTTTCACACGTCGCCGGTTTGATTTCTGCATCGTAGATGAAGCTTCACAGATCAGCCAGCCTATCTGTCTGGGACCCCTGTTCTATGCCAAGAGGTTTGTCCTGGTTGGAGATCACCAACAGCTGCCACCAATAGTACAAAATCAGGAGGCAAG gTCACTTGGGATGGACGAAAGTCTATTTAAGCGACTAGAGCTCCATAGTGGAGCAGTGGTCCAACTCAATGTACAGTACCGGATGAATAG GCAGATAATGTCTCTCAGTAACTCCCTGATGTATGAGGGCCGGCTGGAGTGTGGATCAGAGAGGACAGCCACAGCCCTGCTCACTCTGCCCTTTGTGCTCTCTGTCCAGTCGGAGCTTAGTTCCTACTCTAAGACTCATCCACAGCACGACCTGGCTTGGATACAGCCCACGTTGTTGCCCAGCAACCCTGTTTGCTTCCTAGATTGCTCCACG GTGCCAGCACTAGAGTCTGTGGAGCAGGGGGGCGTAAGCAATCCCACCGAGGCTGCTCTCATACACAAGATCCTTTCACTGCTGATAAAG gCAGGGTGTAAGCCCAGTGATATAGGTGTTATCGCCCCCTACAGACAGCAGTTAAAGAGTATCTCTGCTCTGCTGCAGTCCTCTGCTTTCACCGGTGTGGAGGTGAATACAGTGGACAGATACCAAGGACGGGACAAAAGTCTgatcattttttcttttgtgaGGAGCACTACAGACGAAGGAAAC TTGGGAGAGCTGTTGAAGGACTGGCGTCGCCTGAACGTAGCCATTACCAGGGCTAAACACAAGCTGCTGATGGTGGGCTCTACCAAAACGCTACGACGCTACGCTCCTGTGGAGAAACTACTCAACCATCTCCAGGAAGAGAACATG ATTATCCAGCTCCCGCCAGCTGCCCACGAGGCCTTACCAAGCATGTCCCTTTGA
- the dna2 gene encoding DNA replication ATP-dependent helicase/nuclease DNA2 isoform X3, with protein sequence MIRSKLKKTKAPGGQKNISSFFSSQNHHKDLSSSTKLPVTGTALARTEPKIIDGETSTFGPYSPLKRSILGDLENLLPSSPDLLLSVPETPISQIRLASSSSSRNADRRSPQPSREVVSLEKLCQLSPICRSPRSKGQSARRLMTEEGGKTKREEGCSGSVKRLISPPQESHKAKRPRNANPPAQRTALSPTGSNLKVTRPLIGPLKTPHFSSDQSEKSEGHTRGTEVVFNENNSFGEQRRHKRDEEEEDSGFTVITEQKATGDKANGNPHTCLDKDTHTLTAHMHKPSVQAITPTTQRSAKEGEIDLIKLGATSTTVTSNGDGDNLTSSDQGRAGGMASVDDTLDESWFAEQMDHNEGLVTEDKSKKPRKVPDHVILSGGLNNRYWVLDVGERPGHKTLTISCSKSLHPTETCLLKDGWEMTPVCHGDVVHLEGRSDAGSWVVDREQGFLVLLPDSLISGTSISSSIRCMRRAVLGDMFKSFDGGSKQMLNGTMVHEVFQRAATAKDFSLETLSKLANQALCSPQYLGDMYSLGVSQEEMKQELHDYLPSLEHWAKEYLSSPTPKAISLKINSKARTRCQDLATVVTVAELADIEENVWSPRFGLKGKIDVTARVRIQRPRSGSHNTPEERTVPLELKTGKESNSIEHRSQVILYTLMSLERYNSEAGFLLYLKTGNLHPVVASHMDSRELLKLRNTLVHHIHNCVEKEAKRSRLSRLPEIVTDRQTCQYCPQKRNCALYERVVDGSAADVREDVVRDFLEQETGHLIPPHLSYFSHWLLLCCLEAASMEAKNGRKRVWLQTAEESEKNGSCVGNVQLSGPVTVQSEGVFLHRFQRSSVVPQKGLASSGLASGDRIVVSDQEGRLVGLATGYLSEVSMTSISCTLDRDLSKFSGVLFRLDGDEGVIGLSTHLTNLSRLMENCQDSDRLRELVVDLRPPEFISNLSSVLPREAKDTVANILKGLNKPQKQAMKKVLLSKDYTLIVGMPGTGKTTTICTLVRILHACGFSVLLTSYTHSAVDNILLKLKRFRVGFLRLGQGQKVHPDILPYTEESARKKGVHSLSELEQLYNKELVVATTCMGIKHPIFTRRRFDFCIVDEASQISQPICLGPLFYAKRFVLVGDHQQLPPIVQNQEARSLGMDESLFKRLELHSGAVVQLNVQYRMNRQIMSLSNSLMYEGRLECGSERTATALLTLPFVLSVQSELSSYSKTHPQHDLAWIQPTLLPSNPVCFLDCSTVPALESVEQGGVSNPTEAALIHKILSLLIKAGCKPSDIGVIAPYRQQLKSISALLQSSAFTGVEVNTVDRYQGRDKSLIIFSFVRSTTDEGNLGELLKDWRRLNVAITRAKHKLLMVGSTKTLRRYAPVEKLLNHLQEENMIIQLPPAAHEALPSMSL encoded by the exons GACTTGTCATCTTCCACAAAATTGCCTGTCACTGGCACTGCACTAGCCAGGACTGAACCTAAGATCATAGATGGTGAAACCTCGACATTCGGACCCTATTCCCCCTTAAAGAGGAGTATCCTTGGGGACCTTGAAAACCTCCTGCCCTCCTCACCAGATCTTCTCCTCTCTGTGCCTGAGACCCCCATCAGTCAGATCAGGCTTGCTTCATCTTCTTCCTCCAGAAATGCAGATCGACGGAGCCCCCAGCCCAGCAGAGAGGTGGTGAGCCTGGAGAAGCTTTGCCAATTGTCTCCCATCTGTCGTAGTCCCCGCTCCAAAGGGCAGAGTGCACGGAGGCTTATGActgaggagggagggaaaacCAAGAGGGAAGAAGGATGTTCTGGCTCCGTAAAAAGACTCATCAGCCCTCCTCAAGAGTCTCACAAGGCCAAGAGACCAAGAAATGCCAATCCACCGGCCCAAAGAACTGCGCTCAGCCCTACAGGTAGCAATCTGAAAGTAACAAGGCCTTTGATTGGCCCTTTAAAGACACCTCATTTCTCCAGTGACCAGTCTGAGAAGTCAGAGGGTCACACCAGAGGTACTGAAGTAGTCTTTAATGAAAACAACTCTTTTGGGGAACAGAGAAGACATaagagagatgaagaggaggaagattcTGGTTTTACTGTGATAACAGAGCAGAAAGCAACAGGGGACAAAGCCAATGGAAACCCACACACTTGTCTGGATAAGGATACCCACACTCTTACTGCTCACATGCACAAACCTAGTGTTCAAGCTATCACACCTACAACACAGAGAAGTGCAAAGGAGGGAGAGATTGACCTTATCAAGTTAGGAGCTACAAGCACAACAGTGACATCGAATGGAGATGGAGACAATTTGACATCATCGGATCAGGGGCGAGCTGGAG GAATGGCATCAGTGGATGACACGTTGGACGAGAGCTGGTTTGCGGAGCAGATGGATCATAATGAGGGTCTTGTCACAGAGGACAAATCCAAAAAACCCCG TAAGGTGCCAGACCATGTGATCCTTTCTGGAGGCCTAAACAACCGCTACTGGGTTTTAGATGTGGGGGAGAGGCCTGGCCATAAAACACTCACCATCTCGTGCTCCAAATCTCTACATCCAACTGAGACGTGTCTGCTGAAAGATGGATG GGAGATGACGCCTGTTTGTCATGGTGATGTGGTGCATCTAGAGGGCCGCTCTGATGCTGGATCCTGGGTAGTGGACAGGGAGCAGGGCTTCCTGGTTTTACTACCTGATAGCCTTATCTCAGGTACCAGCATCTCTAGCTCCATTCGTTGCATGAGGCGTGCAGTACTCGGAGACATGTTCAAG AGTTTTGACGGTGGCTCCAAGCAAATGCTAAACGGCACCATGGTCCATGAGGTCTTCCAGAGAGCAGCTACAGCCAAAGATTTTTCTCTGGAAACACTGTCTAAGTTGGCTAACCAAGCCCTGTGCAGTCCTCAGTACCTGGGAGACAT GTACAGTTTGGGTGTAAGCCAGGAAGAGATGAAGCAGGAACTGCATGACTATCTGCCCTCACTGGAACATTGGGCAAAGGAATACCTCAGCTCCCCAACACCAAAAGCCATCAGCctcaaaat CAACAGCAAAGCTCGGACCAGATGTCAGGACTTGGCAACTGTTGTCACGGTAGCAGAGCTGGCAGATATAGAAGAGAATGTGTGGTCACCGAGATTTGGTCTAAAGGGGAAAATCGATGTGAcggcgcgggttcgaatccaaaGACCACGAAGCGGTAGTCACAATACCCCGGAAGAGAGGACTGTCCCCCTGGAGCTGAAAACTGGGAAGGAGTCAAACTCGATAGAGCATCGCAGTCAG gTGATTCTTTACACTCTGATGAGCTTGGAGAGATACAATTCTGAAGCTGGCTTCCTGCTTTACCTCAAGACTGGCAACCTGCATCCTGTAGTGGCCAGCCACATGGACAGCAGAG AGCTGCTGAAGCTGAGGAACACCTTGGTTCATCACATTCACAACTGTGTGGAGAAAGAGGCGAAGCGGAGCCGTTTGTCTAGACTTCCTGAAAtcgtgacagacagacaaacctgCCAGTATTGTCCTCAGAAGAGAAACTGTGCTTTATATGAGAG GGTGGTCGATGGTAGCGCTGCAGACGTCCGCGAGGATGTTGTGCGTGACTTCCTAGAGCAGGAGACAGGTCACCTGATCCCACCACATCTAAGCTATTTTTCCCAttggctgctgctctgctgcctAGAGGCTGCCAGCATGGAGGCCAAGAATGGCCGAAAGCGTGTGTGGCTTCAGACTGCTGAGGAGAG TGAGAAGAATGGGAGCTGCGTGGGGAATGTGCAGCTCAGTGGCCCAGTGACCGTGCAGTCTGAAGGGGTTTTTCTCCATCGTTTCCAGCGAAGCAGTGTGGTGCCACAGAAGGGTTTGGCCAGCAGTGGTTTGGCCAGCGGGGATCGCATTGTTGTTAGTGACCAGGAAGGTCGCCTGGTTGGTTTGGCAACAGGGTACCTGTCTGAGGTCAGCATGACATCGATCAGCTGCACTCTGGACAG AGACCTGTCTAAGTTCAGTGGTGTATTGTTTCGATTGGACGGTGATGAAGGTGTGATTGGCCTCAGCACTCACCTCACCAATCTCTCCAGGCTGATGGAAAACTGCCAGGACAG TGATCGCCTGAGGGAGCTGGTTGTTGATCTTCGTCCTCCAGAGTTTATTTCCAACCTCAGTTCTGTTCTGCCAAGAGAGGCCAAGGACACGGTGGCCAACATCCTCAAAG GTCTCAACAAACCACAGAAGCAGGCCATGAAGAAGGTGTTGTTATCTAAAGACTACACACTGATTGTTGGGATGCCAGGCACAGGCAAAACCACAACCATCTGCACCCTG GTTCGCATCCTTCACGCATGTGGGTTCAGTGTGTTGCTGACCAGCTACACCCACTCTGCTGTTGACAACATCCTGCTGAAGCTAAAGCGCTTCAGGGTTGGGTTTCTGCGTCTTGGGCAGGGGCAGAAG GTTCATCCAGACATCCTGCCTTACACAGAGGAAAGTGCGAGGAAGAAGGGAGTTCATAGTCTGTCAGAGTTGGAGCAGCTTTATAACAAGGAG CTGGTAGTGGCAACCACCTGTATGGGCATCAAGCATCCCATTTTCACACGTCGCCGGTTTGATTTCTGCATCGTAGATGAAGCTTCACAGATCAGCCAGCCTATCTGTCTGGGACCCCTGTTCTATGCCAAGAGGTTTGTCCTGGTTGGAGATCACCAACAGCTGCCACCAATAGTACAAAATCAGGAGGCAAG gTCACTTGGGATGGACGAAAGTCTATTTAAGCGACTAGAGCTCCATAGTGGAGCAGTGGTCCAACTCAATGTACAGTACCGGATGAATAG GCAGATAATGTCTCTCAGTAACTCCCTGATGTATGAGGGCCGGCTGGAGTGTGGATCAGAGAGGACAGCCACAGCCCTGCTCACTCTGCCCTTTGTGCTCTCTGTCCAGTCGGAGCTTAGTTCCTACTCTAAGACTCATCCACAGCACGACCTGGCTTGGATACAGCCCACGTTGTTGCCCAGCAACCCTGTTTGCTTCCTAGATTGCTCCACG GTGCCAGCACTAGAGTCTGTGGAGCAGGGGGGCGTAAGCAATCCCACCGAGGCTGCTCTCATACACAAGATCCTTTCACTGCTGATAAAG gCAGGGTGTAAGCCCAGTGATATAGGTGTTATCGCCCCCTACAGACAGCAGTTAAAGAGTATCTCTGCTCTGCTGCAGTCCTCTGCTTTCACCGGTGTGGAGGTGAATACAGTGGACAGATACCAAGGACGGGACAAAAGTCTgatcattttttcttttgtgaGGAGCACTACAGACGAAGGAAAC TTGGGAGAGCTGTTGAAGGACTGGCGTCGCCTGAACGTAGCCATTACCAGGGCTAAACACAAGCTGCTGATGGTGGGCTCTACCAAAACGCTACGACGCTACGCTCCTGTGGAGAAACTACTCAACCATCTCCAGGAAGAGAACATG ATTATCCAGCTCCCGCCAGCTGCCCACGAGGCCTTACCAAGCATGTCCCTTTGA